From a single Vanacampus margaritifer isolate UIUO_Vmar chromosome 15, RoL_Vmar_1.0, whole genome shotgun sequence genomic region:
- the slc38a2 gene encoding sodium-coupled neutral amino acid symporter 2: MKQTEMSRLPREEDDNSTNSNDYNYADCPRKVPLNEQYADLDPESENFLPDTNPGKKKYETEYHQGNASFGMSVFNLGNAIMGSGILGLSYAMANTGIALFVILLVAVAIFSLYSVHLLLKTANEGGALVYEQLGYKAFGMPGKLAASCSITMQNIGAMSSYLYIVKYELPIVIQAFADSDGQWYTNGDYLVLLVSLFIILPLSLLRNLGYLGYTSGLSLLCMVFFLIVVIIKKFQIPCPLPGDVHAVNETSSKLLDGNTTVSPNNASAVDYSDACTPKYFVFNSQTVYAVPILTFAFVCHPAILPMYEELKDRSQRRMQGVANVSFLAMFIMYLMAALFGYLTFNVHVEPELLHTYSKFYKFDVLLLIVRLAVLLAVTFTVPVVLFPIRTSINQFLCASKFSWIRHTIITVGLLAGTNILVIFVPTIRDIFGFIGASAAAMLIFILPSAFYIKLVKKESMKSVQKIGATAFLLCGLVVMIGSMSLIILDWVHNANKEQPDGH, translated from the exons ATGAAACAAACCGAGATGAGCCGTTTGCCTCGTGAAGAAGACGACAACAGCACCAACAGCAACGACTACAACTACGCAGACTGCCCGAGGAAGGTCCCTCTGAATGA GCAATATGCAGACTTAGATCCAGAGAGTGAAAACTTCCTCCCGGACACAAACCCTGGCAAGAAGAAATATGAGACCGAATAT CACCAAGGAAATGCCTCCTTTGGCATGTCCGTCTTCAACCTGGGCAACGCCATCATGGGAAGTGGCATCTTGGGTCTGTCCTACGCCATGGCCAACACTGGCATTGCGCTGTTTGT CATCCTTCTTGTGGCTGTTGCCATCTTCTCATTATATTCTGTGCATTTGCTGCTGAAGACGGCCAATGAAGGAG GTGCGTTGGTGTATGAGCAACTGGGCTACAAAGCCTTCGGCATGCCCGGGAAACTGGCCGCTTCCTGCTCCATCACCATGCAGAATATCGGAG CCATGTCAAGCTACCTCTACATTGTCAAGTACGAGCTGCCCATTGTCATTCAGGCTTTTGCAGATAGCGATGG CCAATGGTACACTAATGGAGACTACCTGGTGCTGCTTGTGTCACTCTTCATTATTCTGCCCCTCTCGCTGCTCAGGAACTTGG GTTACCTTGGATACACGAGTGGCCTGTCTCTCCTCTGCATGGTGTTCTTCCTCATTGTG GTGATCATCAAAAAGTTCCAGATCCCTTGCCCTCTTCCTGGTGATGTCCACGCTGTGAACGAGACATCTAGTAAACTCCTCGACGGCAACACCACCGTGTCTCCAAACAACGCCTCTGCGGTGGACTACAGCGATGCCTGCACGCCCAAATACTTTGTCTTCAACTCTCAG ACTGTTTACGCTGTTCCCATCCTGACCTTCGCCTTTGTGTGCCACCCAGCTATCCTGCCCATGTACGAGGAGCTCAAAGA CCGTTCCCAGAGAAGGATGCAAGGAGTCGCCAACGTGTCCTTCCTGGCCATGTTCATCATGTACCTCATGGCGGCTCTCTTCGGATACCTGACCTTCAACG TGCATGTGGAGCCTGAGCTGCTGCACACCTACTCCAAGTTTTACAAGTTCGACGTGCTCCTGCTGATAGTTCGCCTGGCCGTGCTCCTCGCCGTCACCTTCACCGTACCCGTGGTACTCTTCCCT ATCCGTACTTCCATCAACCAGTTCCTGTGCGCGTCCAAGTTCAGCTGGATCCGTCACACCATCATTACCGTGGGGCTGCTGGCTGGTACCAACATCCTGGTCATCTTCGTGCCCACCATTAGGGACATTTTCGGCTTTATCG GTGCATCTGCCGCCGCCATGCTCATCTTCATCTTGCCCTCGGCTTTCTACATCAAACTAGTCAAGAAGGAGTCAATGAAATCCGTGCAAAAGATCGGG GCCACCGCCTTCCTGCTGTGCGGCTTAGTGGTTATGATCGGCAGCATGAGCCTCATCATCCTCGACTGGGTCCACAATGCCAACAAGGAGCAACCCGACGGACACTAA
- the scaf11 gene encoding uncharacterized protein scaf11 isoform X2 yields the protein MTGAESGGQGSPPDGSDAEEAERCPICLGVLAAGELAMPDSCCHVFCIGCLLTWAEMVPSCPVDRRPFRNVYRWDGSLRCVQIPVRRRVAEPEAESCVCRNPGHSVCLKCKLRKRSRGQRAEKMANSKTKGLVRKCNDDAPYSISQKRVRGTEHCAWPSAPFLSLETSTQDITEPVLVTEDMLYETEQCKRQAQACPWFSPAAPITANGTSRFVPANGNHSPFTFGLCSSPITSTSSFGPGHFVFQGVVCAITCPKGGEKRGGRASNSKAATKKAESLPSRRSGRNSKGQMEPSVSDPPSPPQSSVSDSDSSASQASKPGMASQVPAKRKGKRVTNRKASGKRKNTRKKQPSEFVESPSVSEDDEGDGVNNTDEEEENDEVKPEMNNSDQPSDAEGSLNAEHTDIDSLDGQQAAESLSSNVEHDTNDTQDKDSNGQPEPDENSHLSCSLDSPPKSPESECSDKPSAEEEQPTVISISIEDNEKITASPPSEPENSLLNLMSPNCDNVIEEYCRMETGEEGLEKSNEDDASQDLQTESRESAKPAEPSEEKVADQEAKAPEESKTPESEAPLVVIQNDDLSKDDTNVVPMDCSSPMSEAVGGTIFEEAKESAAAETSVSVSHERPKDQAENDPSHERRNGRQRRSRFHSPTSSWSPKRDSSREVSRRERERASSPPSSHSSRARSRERERERDKERDYSRRERSRERKRRRSRSCSRSKSRSPSRNRSHRRGYSPEQLPSRDQSPWGNERRGGWRAGQGGEGRRSHGGTGRVENGVPSETSPERQAWSENPDWVTEKTRSEVESRNWDLGGGSRWEDRGSRGRGGYEQGRGAGRGGGNRGFHNQQQEDDNRRQPRNNSGMGNNSGNDAYSRFNENRGGGRRKQESDAGDSMLDRSGWSSASSWAVRRTLPADVQDYYSKRERGGAGSWTRSEEEQPAADPAKSELALPTAPDNAPAPVLTAMPQLPPPQLNVLHHHFPLQGPRGPLPVSLQPSAAYAMPPPIPVHLHPTVPLLQVPAVSAQGLPPPPPPPPPMQQGGQTAAAQPDGQTTQMLSAMSAYGKSGLLPTPTKVGQQAVSQVLPSSTTQPAQHYKAQADSSKKEKKQQIQEKAVNEVKTAIKPYYQKKEITKEEYKEIVRKAVEKVCHSKSGEVNSSKVANLVKAYVDKYKHARKK from the exons ATGACTGGAGCTGAAAGCG GTGGCCAGGGGTCGCCCCCTGATGGGAGTGACGCCGAGGAGGCTGAgcgatgtccaatctgcttggGTGTCCTGGCCGCAGGAGAACTCGCCATGCCGGACAGCTGCTGTCATGTCTTCTGCATTGGATGCCTCCTCACTTGGGCAGAG ATGGTACCTTCTTGTCCAGTGGACAGACGGCCATTCAGGAATGTTTACAGATGGGATGGAAGCCTGCGCTGTGTGCAG ATTCCAGTGAGGCGGCGTGTGGCTGAACCTGAAGCTGAGAGTTGCGTCTGTAGAAATCCCGGACATAGTGTCTGTCTCAA ATGCAAACTCAGAAAAAGGTCCAGAGGGCAAAGGGCAGAGAAGATGGCGAATTCGAAAACGAAAGGACTTGTGCGGAAAT GCAACGACGATGCCCCATATTCAATAAGCCAGAAAAGG GTGAGAGGAACAGAGCACTGTGCTTGGCCATCAGCTCCCTTTCTTTCATTAGAAACGTCAACACAGGACAT TACAGAGCCTGTGTTAGTGACGGAAGACATGTTGTATGAAACAGAACAATGCAAACGGCAGGCACAAGCGTGCCCGTGGTTCTCTCCTGCTGCTCCCATTACTGCGAATGGAACATCAAG GTTCGTCCCTGCTAATGGCAACCACAGTCCATTTACATTTGGGCTTTGTTCATCTCCAATTACCTCCACTTCATCATTTGGGCCTGGTCATTTTG TTTTCCAGGGTGTGGTATGCGCCATTACCTGTCCTAAAGGAGGAGAAAAGCGAGGCGGAAGAGCTTCAAACTCCAAAGCGGCCACCAAAAAGGCTGAATCTCTACCATCCAGACGATCAGGACGAAACAGTAAAGGCCAGATGGAGCCTTCAGTGTCTGACCCGCCATCACCTCCACAGTCCAGTGTGTCTGACTCCGACTCATCTGCCAGCCAGGCCTCCAAGCCTGGCATGGCATCTCAGGTGCCGGCCAAAAGGAAGGGTAAACGGGTAACAAACCGAAAGGCCAGTGGCAAGaggaaaaacacaagaaaaaagcAGCCGTCCGAATTTGTTGAGAGTCCGTCAGTGAGCGAGGATGACGAGGGTGATGGCGTTAACAACACtgacgaggaagaggagaacGACGAAGTGAAGCCTGAGATGAACAACTCAGATCAACCTTCTGATGCAGAAGGAAGTCTGAATGCAGAGCACACTGACATTGATTCACTTGATGGGCAACAAGCTGCAGAATCTTTAAGCAGCAATGTGGAGCACGACACGAACGACACACAAGATAAAGACTCTAATGGACAACCGGAACCTGACGAGAACAGCCACTTGTCTTGTTCTTTGGACTCCCCTCCAAAGAGCCCGGAGTCTGAGTGTTCTGACAAACCTAGCGCAGAAGAAGAGCAACCCACTGTCATTTCCATTTCAATTGAAGACAATGAGAAGATCACCGCTTCGCCGCCATCTGAACCAGAGAATTCTCTGCTTAACTTAATGTCTCCTAATTGCGACAATGTGATTGAAGAGTACTGTAGAATGGAGACTGGTGAAGAAGGGTTGGAAAAAAGCAATGAAGATGACGCGTCACAGGATCTGCAGACAGAATCACGTGAAAGCGCCAAGCCCGCTGAACCCTCCGAAGAGAAGGTAGCTGACCAAGAAGCAAAAGCACCTGAAGAGTCGAAAACACCTGAATCAGAAGCGCCTTTAGTAGTAATCCAAAATGACGATCTATCCAAAGATGATACTAATGTTGTTCCGATGGACTGCAGTTCACCCATGAGTGAGGCTGTTGGCGGCACCATTTTTGAGGAAGCCAAAGAGAGCGCCGCTGCAGAAACGTCTGTCTCCGTTAGCCACGAGAGGCCCAAAGACCAAGCGGAGAATGACCCGAGCCACGAGAGGAGGAATGGCAGACAACGACGCTCTCGCTTCCACTCCCCGACCTCCTCCTGGTCACCTAAGAGGGACTCCAGCCGAGAAGTGTCCAGGCGCGAACGAGAGCGGGCCAGCAGCCCGCCCTCCAGCCACTCCTCCCGCGCTCGCAGCAGAGAAAGAGAGCGCGAGCGAGACAAGGAGAGGGACTACTCCAGGAGGGAGCGTAGCCGAGAGAGGAAAAGGAGACGATCCAGGAGTTGCTCCAGATCCAAGTCGCGGTCTCCATCCAGAAACAGGTCACACAGACGAGGATACAGCCCTGAGCAGCTGCCGTCCAGAGATCAGTCGCCCTGGGGGAATGAGCGAAGGGGTGGCTGGAGGGCAGGGCAGGGCGGTGAGGGACGGCGGAGTCATGGAGGCACTGGTCGCGTTGAAAACGGCGTTCCTTCAGAAACGTCACCGGAACGCCAAGCTTGGTCAGAGAATCCCGACTGGGTCACGGAAAAAACTCGCAGCGAAGTTGAGAGCAGGAATTGGGATCTTGGAGGCGGCTCCCGCTGGGAAGACCGCGGGTCGAGGGGACGCGGCGGCTACGAGCAAGGCCGCGGCGCGGGCAGGGGAGGTGGCAACCGCGGTTTCCACAATCAGCAGCAGGAGGACGACAACCGTAGGCAGCCACGGAACAACTCAGGAATGGGCAACAATTCAGGGAACGACGCCTACAGCCGCTTTAACGAGAATCGCGGGGGCGGCCGCAGGAAACAGGAGTCAGACGCAGGCGACTCTATGCTGGACCGCTCAGGCTGGTCATCAGCGTCCAGCTGGGCTGTGCGGAGGACACTTCCTGCTGATGTTCAGGATTATTATTCCAAGAGGGAACGAGGGGGAGCAGGGAGCTGGACTCGATCTGAAGAGGAGCAGCCCGCCGCAG ATCCCGCTAAGAGTGAACTTGCACTTCCAACCGCACCGGACAACGCTCCGGCGCCTGTGCTGACCGCGATGCCTCAGCTGCCACCTCCGCAGCTGAATGTCCTTCATCACCACTTCCCCCTGCAGGGCCCCCGCGGCCCCCTGCCAGTCAGCCTGCAGCCCTCAGCGGCATACGCCATGCCCCCTCCCATCCCCGTTCACCTCCATCCCACCGTACCGCTGCTGCAGGTGCCCGCTGTCAGTGCCCAGGGGCTTCCGCCGCCTCCCCCGCCGCCCCCTCCCATGCAGCAAGGGGGCCAGACGGCAGCAGCTCAGCCTGATGGGCAAACAACACAG ATGCTGAGCGCTATGAGTGCTTATGGAAAATCGGGCCTGCTTCCCACTCCGACCAAAGTAGGCCAGCAAGCCGTCAGCCAGGTGCTGCCTTCTTCGACAACGCAGCCAGCTCAGCATTACAAGGCTCAAGCTGACagctccaaaaaagaaaag AAACAACAGATCCAGGAGAAGGCTGTAAATGAAGTGAAGACGGCCATCAAACCTTATTACCAAAAGAAGGAAATCACAAAGGAGGAGTATAAGGAGATCGTCCGCAAAGCAGTAGAGAAG GTGTGTCACAGCAAAAGCGGCGAGGTGAACTCAAGTAAGGTGGCCAACCTGGTAAAGGCCTACGTAGACAAATACAAGCACGCGCGCAAAAAGTGA
- the scaf11 gene encoding uncharacterized protein scaf11 isoform X1, which translates to MTGAESGGQGSPPDGSDAEEAERCPICLGVLAAGELAMPDSCCHVFCIGCLLTWAELQMVPSCPVDRRPFRNVYRWDGSLRCVQIPVRRRVAEPEAESCVCRNPGHSVCLKCKLRKRSRGQRAEKMANSKTKGLVRKCNDDAPYSISQKRVRGTEHCAWPSAPFLSLETSTQDITEPVLVTEDMLYETEQCKRQAQACPWFSPAAPITANGTSRFVPANGNHSPFTFGLCSSPITSTSSFGPGHFVFQGVVCAITCPKGGEKRGGRASNSKAATKKAESLPSRRSGRNSKGQMEPSVSDPPSPPQSSVSDSDSSASQASKPGMASQVPAKRKGKRVTNRKASGKRKNTRKKQPSEFVESPSVSEDDEGDGVNNTDEEEENDEVKPEMNNSDQPSDAEGSLNAEHTDIDSLDGQQAAESLSSNVEHDTNDTQDKDSNGQPEPDENSHLSCSLDSPPKSPESECSDKPSAEEEQPTVISISIEDNEKITASPPSEPENSLLNLMSPNCDNVIEEYCRMETGEEGLEKSNEDDASQDLQTESRESAKPAEPSEEKVADQEAKAPEESKTPESEAPLVVIQNDDLSKDDTNVVPMDCSSPMSEAVGGTIFEEAKESAAAETSVSVSHERPKDQAENDPSHERRNGRQRRSRFHSPTSSWSPKRDSSREVSRRERERASSPPSSHSSRARSRERERERDKERDYSRRERSRERKRRRSRSCSRSKSRSPSRNRSHRRGYSPEQLPSRDQSPWGNERRGGWRAGQGGEGRRSHGGTGRVENGVPSETSPERQAWSENPDWVTEKTRSEVESRNWDLGGGSRWEDRGSRGRGGYEQGRGAGRGGGNRGFHNQQQEDDNRRQPRNNSGMGNNSGNDAYSRFNENRGGGRRKQESDAGDSMLDRSGWSSASSWAVRRTLPADVQDYYSKRERGGAGSWTRSEEEQPAADPAKSELALPTAPDNAPAPVLTAMPQLPPPQLNVLHHHFPLQGPRGPLPVSLQPSAAYAMPPPIPVHLHPTVPLLQVPAVSAQGLPPPPPPPPPMQQGGQTAAAQPDGQTTQMLSAMSAYGKSGLLPTPTKVGQQAVSQVLPSSTTQPAQHYKAQADSSKKEKKQQIQEKAVNEVKTAIKPYYQKKEITKEEYKEIVRKAVEKVCHSKSGEVNSSKVANLVKAYVDKYKHARKK; encoded by the exons ATGACTGGAGCTGAAAGCG GTGGCCAGGGGTCGCCCCCTGATGGGAGTGACGCCGAGGAGGCTGAgcgatgtccaatctgcttggGTGTCCTGGCCGCAGGAGAACTCGCCATGCCGGACAGCTGCTGTCATGTCTTCTGCATTGGATGCCTCCTCACTTGGGCAGAG TTGCAGATGGTACCTTCTTGTCCAGTGGACAGACGGCCATTCAGGAATGTTTACAGATGGGATGGAAGCCTGCGCTGTGTGCAG ATTCCAGTGAGGCGGCGTGTGGCTGAACCTGAAGCTGAGAGTTGCGTCTGTAGAAATCCCGGACATAGTGTCTGTCTCAA ATGCAAACTCAGAAAAAGGTCCAGAGGGCAAAGGGCAGAGAAGATGGCGAATTCGAAAACGAAAGGACTTGTGCGGAAAT GCAACGACGATGCCCCATATTCAATAAGCCAGAAAAGG GTGAGAGGAACAGAGCACTGTGCTTGGCCATCAGCTCCCTTTCTTTCATTAGAAACGTCAACACAGGACAT TACAGAGCCTGTGTTAGTGACGGAAGACATGTTGTATGAAACAGAACAATGCAAACGGCAGGCACAAGCGTGCCCGTGGTTCTCTCCTGCTGCTCCCATTACTGCGAATGGAACATCAAG GTTCGTCCCTGCTAATGGCAACCACAGTCCATTTACATTTGGGCTTTGTTCATCTCCAATTACCTCCACTTCATCATTTGGGCCTGGTCATTTTG TTTTCCAGGGTGTGGTATGCGCCATTACCTGTCCTAAAGGAGGAGAAAAGCGAGGCGGAAGAGCTTCAAACTCCAAAGCGGCCACCAAAAAGGCTGAATCTCTACCATCCAGACGATCAGGACGAAACAGTAAAGGCCAGATGGAGCCTTCAGTGTCTGACCCGCCATCACCTCCACAGTCCAGTGTGTCTGACTCCGACTCATCTGCCAGCCAGGCCTCCAAGCCTGGCATGGCATCTCAGGTGCCGGCCAAAAGGAAGGGTAAACGGGTAACAAACCGAAAGGCCAGTGGCAAGaggaaaaacacaagaaaaaagcAGCCGTCCGAATTTGTTGAGAGTCCGTCAGTGAGCGAGGATGACGAGGGTGATGGCGTTAACAACACtgacgaggaagaggagaacGACGAAGTGAAGCCTGAGATGAACAACTCAGATCAACCTTCTGATGCAGAAGGAAGTCTGAATGCAGAGCACACTGACATTGATTCACTTGATGGGCAACAAGCTGCAGAATCTTTAAGCAGCAATGTGGAGCACGACACGAACGACACACAAGATAAAGACTCTAATGGACAACCGGAACCTGACGAGAACAGCCACTTGTCTTGTTCTTTGGACTCCCCTCCAAAGAGCCCGGAGTCTGAGTGTTCTGACAAACCTAGCGCAGAAGAAGAGCAACCCACTGTCATTTCCATTTCAATTGAAGACAATGAGAAGATCACCGCTTCGCCGCCATCTGAACCAGAGAATTCTCTGCTTAACTTAATGTCTCCTAATTGCGACAATGTGATTGAAGAGTACTGTAGAATGGAGACTGGTGAAGAAGGGTTGGAAAAAAGCAATGAAGATGACGCGTCACAGGATCTGCAGACAGAATCACGTGAAAGCGCCAAGCCCGCTGAACCCTCCGAAGAGAAGGTAGCTGACCAAGAAGCAAAAGCACCTGAAGAGTCGAAAACACCTGAATCAGAAGCGCCTTTAGTAGTAATCCAAAATGACGATCTATCCAAAGATGATACTAATGTTGTTCCGATGGACTGCAGTTCACCCATGAGTGAGGCTGTTGGCGGCACCATTTTTGAGGAAGCCAAAGAGAGCGCCGCTGCAGAAACGTCTGTCTCCGTTAGCCACGAGAGGCCCAAAGACCAAGCGGAGAATGACCCGAGCCACGAGAGGAGGAATGGCAGACAACGACGCTCTCGCTTCCACTCCCCGACCTCCTCCTGGTCACCTAAGAGGGACTCCAGCCGAGAAGTGTCCAGGCGCGAACGAGAGCGGGCCAGCAGCCCGCCCTCCAGCCACTCCTCCCGCGCTCGCAGCAGAGAAAGAGAGCGCGAGCGAGACAAGGAGAGGGACTACTCCAGGAGGGAGCGTAGCCGAGAGAGGAAAAGGAGACGATCCAGGAGTTGCTCCAGATCCAAGTCGCGGTCTCCATCCAGAAACAGGTCACACAGACGAGGATACAGCCCTGAGCAGCTGCCGTCCAGAGATCAGTCGCCCTGGGGGAATGAGCGAAGGGGTGGCTGGAGGGCAGGGCAGGGCGGTGAGGGACGGCGGAGTCATGGAGGCACTGGTCGCGTTGAAAACGGCGTTCCTTCAGAAACGTCACCGGAACGCCAAGCTTGGTCAGAGAATCCCGACTGGGTCACGGAAAAAACTCGCAGCGAAGTTGAGAGCAGGAATTGGGATCTTGGAGGCGGCTCCCGCTGGGAAGACCGCGGGTCGAGGGGACGCGGCGGCTACGAGCAAGGCCGCGGCGCGGGCAGGGGAGGTGGCAACCGCGGTTTCCACAATCAGCAGCAGGAGGACGACAACCGTAGGCAGCCACGGAACAACTCAGGAATGGGCAACAATTCAGGGAACGACGCCTACAGCCGCTTTAACGAGAATCGCGGGGGCGGCCGCAGGAAACAGGAGTCAGACGCAGGCGACTCTATGCTGGACCGCTCAGGCTGGTCATCAGCGTCCAGCTGGGCTGTGCGGAGGACACTTCCTGCTGATGTTCAGGATTATTATTCCAAGAGGGAACGAGGGGGAGCAGGGAGCTGGACTCGATCTGAAGAGGAGCAGCCCGCCGCAG ATCCCGCTAAGAGTGAACTTGCACTTCCAACCGCACCGGACAACGCTCCGGCGCCTGTGCTGACCGCGATGCCTCAGCTGCCACCTCCGCAGCTGAATGTCCTTCATCACCACTTCCCCCTGCAGGGCCCCCGCGGCCCCCTGCCAGTCAGCCTGCAGCCCTCAGCGGCATACGCCATGCCCCCTCCCATCCCCGTTCACCTCCATCCCACCGTACCGCTGCTGCAGGTGCCCGCTGTCAGTGCCCAGGGGCTTCCGCCGCCTCCCCCGCCGCCCCCTCCCATGCAGCAAGGGGGCCAGACGGCAGCAGCTCAGCCTGATGGGCAAACAACACAG ATGCTGAGCGCTATGAGTGCTTATGGAAAATCGGGCCTGCTTCCCACTCCGACCAAAGTAGGCCAGCAAGCCGTCAGCCAGGTGCTGCCTTCTTCGACAACGCAGCCAGCTCAGCATTACAAGGCTCAAGCTGACagctccaaaaaagaaaag AAACAACAGATCCAGGAGAAGGCTGTAAATGAAGTGAAGACGGCCATCAAACCTTATTACCAAAAGAAGGAAATCACAAAGGAGGAGTATAAGGAGATCGTCCGCAAAGCAGTAGAGAAG GTGTGTCACAGCAAAAGCGGCGAGGTGAACTCAAGTAAGGTGGCCAACCTGGTAAAGGCCTACGTAGACAAATACAAGCACGCGCGCAAAAAGTGA